The Elusimicrobia bacterium HGW-Elusimicrobia-1 genome window below encodes:
- a CDS encoding cation transporter, whose protein sequence is MQVKNKLLIIISFNLVLMAAEVVGGLVSGSLALLSDAGHMLTDTTALLISYVAIFIAVKGASVRNTFGWKRAEVLAALFNGALLAALAGAILYESALRFMRPVEIKTTVMLAVAMVGLAGNAVGILLLRREHSHNINIKGAYLHIVGDLLSSVGVIAGALIIRLTGLYFIDSVLGLVIAAVIVRNSARLIGASLNILLEAAPPDINVADIAADIKNITGVRDFHDVHVWSISGEARAISGHILVDDIKTSESQKILCELRAILLDKYRISHTTLEVECVSCETGKCYV, encoded by the coding sequence ATGCAAGTCAAAAATAAACTTCTCATAATCATTTCTTTTAACCTTGTTCTGATGGCCGCGGAGGTTGTCGGGGGGCTTGTCTCCGGCTCTCTGGCGCTTCTTTCCGACGCCGGTCATATGCTGACGGACACAACCGCTCTTTTGATTTCTTATGTTGCGATTTTCATTGCGGTAAAGGGCGCCTCGGTTCGCAATACTTTCGGCTGGAAACGGGCCGAAGTCCTGGCCGCTCTTTTTAACGGGGCGCTTCTTGCGGCGCTCGCCGGAGCGATTTTATACGAATCCGCTTTAAGGTTTATGCGTCCCGTGGAGATAAAAACCACGGTGATGCTTGCGGTGGCGATGGTCGGTCTCGCCGGAAACGCCGTCGGCATTTTGCTTCTTCGGCGCGAGCATTCGCATAACATAAACATAAAAGGGGCGTATCTGCATATTGTGGGGGATTTGCTTTCCTCCGTCGGAGTTATCGCGGGCGCGTTGATAATCCGCCTTACGGGACTTTATTTTATCGACTCCGTGCTCGGTCTCGTCATAGCGGCGGTAATAGTGCGCAACTCCGCCCGTCTGATAGGAGCGTCTTTAAATATTCTTCTTGAGGCCGCCCCGCCCGACATAAACGTGGCCGACATCGCCGCCGATATAAAAAACATAACCGGAGTAAGGGATTTTCACGATGTGCATGTCTGGAGCATATCCGGCGAGGCGCGGGCTATATCGGGGCACATTCTCGTCGACGACATAAAAACAAGCGAATCGCAGAAAATACTCTGCGAACTCCGCGCCATATTGCTTGACAAATACAGAATATCGCACACAACGCTTGAAGTCGAATGCGTATCGTGCGAAACGGGGAAATGCTATGTATAG
- a CDS encoding pyrroline-5-carboxylate reductase yields the protein MKKNKITARGKIVFIGAGKMAEALMSAVISAGISPTRIVAADVSAVRRAAVKRKFGVSVERDNSKAVAGSAVTFLCVKPQQLSAALDEISTAVSASGTLVVSIAAGVDLRSIERKIPAARVIRAMPNTPVAVGEGVVCFARGRRATAKDAALLKSLLGGSARMAELPENMINAVTAVTGSGPAYFYYFAEALESAARTIGFDAKTASALVEATASGAAAMMVRANKSPSELRADVTSAGGTTAAAVKVFDRARLPQIIRGAVDAARRRAEELSGSARNSLNGK from the coding sequence ATGAAAAAAAATAAAATCACCGCCCGCGGAAAAATAGTTTTTATAGGCGCAGGCAAGATGGCCGAGGCGCTTATGTCCGCGGTTATATCCGCGGGGATTTCTCCGACGAGAATAGTCGCCGCCGACGTGTCGGCGGTCCGCCGCGCGGCTGTAAAGCGCAAATTCGGCGTATCCGTCGAGCGCGACAACTCCAAGGCCGTCGCCGGTTCTGCCGTAACTTTTTTGTGCGTCAAGCCGCAACAGTTATCCGCTGCGCTCGATGAAATTTCGACGGCGGTGTCCGCATCGGGTACGCTTGTCGTATCCATTGCGGCGGGGGTTGATTTGCGATCCATAGAGCGTAAGATTCCTGCCGCGCGCGTCATAAGGGCTATGCCCAACACGCCCGTAGCGGTCGGCGAAGGCGTTGTATGTTTCGCGCGAGGACGTCGGGCTACGGCAAAGGACGCCGCGCTGCTTAAAAGTTTGCTGGGCGGCTCCGCCCGTATGGCGGAACTTCCCGAAAATATGATCAATGCCGTCACGGCAGTGACCGGTTCCGGCCCCGCGTATTTCTACTATTTCGCCGAGGCGCTGGAGTCGGCCGCCCGAACAATCGGTTTCGACGCTAAAACGGCTTCCGCGCTTGTCGAGGCAACGGCTTCCGGCGCCGCGGCAATGATGGTTCGCGCGAATAAATCGCCTTCGGAGCTTCGCGCCGATGTGACATCGGCCGGCGGAACTACCGCCGCCGCAGTAAAAGTGTTCGACAGGGCTCGTCTGCCGCAAATTATTCGCGGAGCAGTCGATGCCGCGCGCAGGCGCGCGGAGGAGCTTTCCGGATCCGCGCGTAATTCCTTAAACGGAAAATAA
- a CDS encoding glycine--tRNA ligase subunit alpha, with protein MTFQEIIMALERFWARRGCVIWQPYDIEKGAGTFNPATFLKCLGPTPWKAAYVEPSRRPADGRYGENPNRLCHYYQYQAILKPAPENAQGLYLESLAAIGLTPKKHDIRFVEDDWESPTLGAWGLGWEVWLDGMEVTQFTYFQQIGGITLDPISLEITYGLERLAMFAQGVSSVYDVKWNRDLTYGDIHKRDEYQFSKYNFQEADVETLRQDFQRHEAECRRLVGKGLFLPAYDFVMKASHAFNLLDARGAISVSERTAFVGRVRGLAKSVAAAYAEAEEAKKIPGSENPGEILSASGV; from the coding sequence ATGACATTTCAGGAAATCATTATGGCTTTGGAGCGTTTCTGGGCGCGGCGCGGATGTGTTATATGGCAGCCCTACGACATTGAGAAAGGCGCGGGCACTTTCAATCCGGCGACGTTTTTAAAATGTCTGGGGCCGACGCCCTGGAAAGCGGCCTACGTGGAACCCTCGCGTCGTCCCGCCGACGGAAGATACGGAGAAAATCCCAACCGGCTGTGCCACTATTACCAGTATCAGGCAATTCTTAAGCCCGCCCCCGAAAACGCCCAGGGGCTGTATCTTGAATCTCTGGCGGCTATCGGATTGACGCCAAAAAAACACGACATAAGATTTGTGGAAGACGACTGGGAATCGCCCACTCTCGGCGCGTGGGGACTCGGATGGGAGGTCTGGCTCGACGGTATGGAAGTCACTCAATTTACCTATTTTCAGCAGATAGGCGGAATTACGCTTGATCCCATCTCTCTTGAAATAACCTACGGGCTGGAGCGTCTGGCGATGTTCGCGCAGGGAGTTTCCAGCGTCTACGACGTAAAATGGAACCGCGACTTGACGTACGGCGACATCCACAAGCGCGACGAATACCAGTTTTCCAAATATAACTTCCAAGAGGCCGACGTCGAAACGCTCCGGCAGGATTTCCAGAGGCACGAAGCCGAATGTCGCCGCCTCGTCGGTAAGGGACTTTTTCTTCCCGCCTATGATTTCGTCATGAAGGCCTCTCACGCCTTCAATCTGCTCGACGCCAGAGGCGCCATATCCGTATCGGAGCGCACCGCGTTCGTCGGACGTGTCAGGGGTCTTGCTAAGTCGGTAGCCGCCGCGTATGCGGAAGCCGAAGAGGCAAAAAAAATCCCCGGTTCGGAAAATCCCGGGGAAATACTTTCTGCTTCGGGCGTCTGA
- a CDS encoding threonylcarbamoyl-AMP synthase, with product MKIVRSDSRRGIQYAASVIKSGGVVVFPTETVYGMGADAFNPAACRRIFRIKGRPSNNPLIVHVASVSWVGLLARDIPCAASVLMKRFWPGPLTLVLKKRKEVSCAVTGGLDTVAVRMPSSRAALDFIKAAGVPIAAPSANVSGRVSPVAHADVVDDFSARPKRGPSPDVLIAGGRSRRGMESTIVDLSRRRPAILRHGSITAEAVADALGISAEELLRRRLAAGAVEAPGMLKAHYRPRIPLVVFSTAAAMKKNLLAGRFPYPHKAVFVISPSKMTAVFRRAGFAAEGFRGSAELSRNLYYLLRKAAKSRARVIAAPLLAGAGLARAVNDRLRRAASEITLG from the coding sequence ATGAAGATAGTCCGTTCCGATTCCCGACGAGGCATTCAATACGCCGCGTCGGTGATTAAGAGCGGCGGCGTCGTCGTTTTTCCTACCGAGACGGTCTACGGCATGGGCGCCGACGCTTTTAATCCCGCCGCCTGCCGCAGAATATTCCGCATTAAAGGCCGTCCGTCGAACAATCCTCTTATCGTGCACGTGGCTTCGGTCTCATGGGTCGGGCTTTTGGCGCGCGACATACCTTGCGCGGCTTCCGTTCTGATGAAACGTTTCTGGCCGGGGCCGCTGACGCTGGTGCTTAAAAAAAGAAAAGAAGTTTCTTGCGCGGTAACGGGCGGTCTTGATACCGTGGCCGTCAGGATGCCGTCTTCGCGCGCGGCGCTGGATTTCATAAAAGCCGCGGGCGTTCCCATCGCCGCTCCCAGCGCGAATGTTTCGGGGCGGGTAAGTCCCGTGGCGCACGCGGATGTCGTCGACGATTTTTCGGCGCGCCCGAAGCGCGGGCCGTCGCCGGACGTGCTCATCGCGGGAGGGCGCAGCCGCCGCGGAATGGAATCGACCATAGTGGATCTTTCCAGGCGCCGCCCCGCGATACTGCGCCACGGTTCGATTACGGCCGAGGCCGTGGCGGACGCGCTGGGAATATCTGCGGAAGAATTGCTGCGCCGACGCCTCGCCGCAGGGGCCGTCGAGGCGCCGGGAATGTTGAAAGCGCATTACCGTCCGCGGATACCTCTGGTGGTTTTCTCCACCGCCGCCGCGATGAAAAAAAATCTTCTGGCGGGCCGGTTTCCGTATCCGCATAAGGCGGTTTTCGTTATTTCGCCGTCCAAGATGACGGCTGTTTTCCGTCGCGCCGGTTTTGCCGCGGAAGGATTCCGCGGTTCAGCCGAGTTGTCGCGGAATCTTTATTATCTTTTAAGAAAGGCCGCCAAGTCGCGCGCAAGAGTTATTGCGGCGCCCCTTCTTGCCGGCGCCGGTCTTGCGCGCGCGGTAAACGACCGCCTTCGCCGCGCGGCGTCCGAAATTACCCTCGGATAG
- a CDS encoding methionine--tRNA ligase — MPDKKYITTPIYYVNDKPHIGHAYTTVAADILARYWRLEGREVLFLTGTDEHATKIPAAAKAAGKTPKEFCDGMSAEFKNAWGRLGITFDRFIRTTDADHIAAVGDILSRLRAAGHIYKGVYEGLYCSSCEKFLTETELTSDGLCPDHGRKPEKYSQENYFFRLSAFRDRLLELVEDAALPDHIEILPEERRNEIIGKLKVGLEDISISRASTGWGVAIPFDPSQTAYVWVDALINYATGAGWPSAPDKFAKWWPADCHLMAKDILWFHSVIWPAVLIGAGLKPPRRVFAHGFFTLDGAKMSKTRGNVIAPDELIERYGADAARYLLVTLFPFGVDGDFSKSELDRRYNSELANNAGNLLNRAATMSEKYFDAVVPAGAVSKPFADMLSSKIAQYRAAMDVARLHTAAAAAQAIVDEANRLVQREEPWTLFKQKDTRLDTVMRDLFAAISAAAVCLRPFMPAAAEAMWTSSGSSIGIDEGARRIFSRDMSALSAGGKTVKPPLLFPRVE; from the coding sequence ATGCCCGACAAAAAATACATAACCACGCCCATATACTACGTTAACGACAAGCCGCACATAGGCCACGCTTACACCACCGTCGCCGCCGACATCCTGGCGCGCTATTGGCGGCTTGAAGGCCGCGAGGTGCTGTTTCTTACCGGCACCGACGAACACGCCACCAAAATTCCCGCCGCCGCGAAGGCCGCCGGCAAAACACCCAAAGAATTCTGCGACGGCATGTCAGCCGAATTCAAAAACGCCTGGGGGCGGCTGGGCATAACTTTCGATCGCTTCATAAGAACGACCGACGCCGACCACATCGCCGCCGTGGGCGACATCCTGTCGCGCCTGCGCGCGGCCGGCCACATTTACAAAGGCGTTTACGAAGGACTTTACTGCTCGTCCTGCGAAAAGTTTCTGACGGAAACCGAACTCACGTCCGACGGCCTCTGTCCCGACCACGGCCGCAAACCCGAAAAATACAGCCAGGAAAATTATTTCTTCCGCCTCTCGGCTTTCCGCGACCGGCTTCTGGAACTTGTCGAGGACGCGGCGCTGCCCGACCATATCGAGATTCTGCCGGAGGAAAGACGCAACGAAATAATAGGCAAACTGAAGGTCGGCCTCGAAGACATCAGCATTTCCCGCGCCTCGACCGGATGGGGCGTGGCCATTCCGTTCGACCCCTCGCAGACGGCCTACGTTTGGGTCGACGCGCTGATAAACTACGCCACCGGAGCCGGATGGCCTTCCGCGCCCGATAAGTTCGCCAAGTGGTGGCCCGCCGACTGTCATCTGATGGCCAAGGACATTCTGTGGTTTCACTCGGTAATCTGGCCGGCGGTTCTCATCGGCGCGGGGCTTAAGCCGCCCCGCCGCGTATTCGCGCACGGTTTTTTCACGCTCGACGGAGCCAAAATGTCGAAGACGCGCGGAAACGTAATAGCCCCCGACGAACTCATAGAGCGCTACGGCGCGGACGCCGCAAGATATTTGCTGGTCACCCTTTTTCCTTTCGGCGTCGACGGAGATTTTTCCAAGAGCGAACTTGACCGCAGATACAATTCGGAGCTTGCCAACAATGCCGGGAACCTTCTTAACCGCGCCGCGACAATGTCGGAAAAATATTTCGACGCTGTCGTTCCTGCCGGCGCCGTCTCGAAACCTTTTGCGGATATGTTGTCGTCGAAAATTGCCCAATACCGCGCGGCGATGGACGTCGCGCGGCTCCATACCGCCGCCGCCGCCGCTCAGGCCATAGTCGACGAGGCGAATCGTCTTGTTCAGCGCGAGGAGCCGTGGACACTCTTTAAGCAAAAAGATACCCGCCTTGATACGGTAATGCGCGATCTTTTCGCGGCCATTTCGGCTGCCGCCGTCTGCCTCAGGCCGTTTATGCCCGCCGCGGCCGAAGCCATGTGGACGTCGTCGGGTTCGTCCATCGGCATAGATGAAGGAGCCCGCAGAATTTTCTCCCGGGATATGTCGGCCCTGTCCGCAGGCGGCAAGACCGTCAAGCCGCCCCTGCTTTTTCCGAGAGTGGAGTAG
- a CDS encoding stage 0 sporulation protein, which yields MPLAIEISVRKKRDKLNCDAGEHDLSIGDKVLVESEHGLETGVVVRKERFVDKDVRSDGKVVRRLTKEDESRLADNRRNECRVLRLIAQKIEDSEIEMRLSAIEYNFDRSKLFVYYTAESRVDFREFIKSLGHTLKTRIQMVQIGVRDESKMLGGLGVCGRVFCCAGHMKGFGSISIDMAKHQDLTLNMQKLSGHCGRLLCCLAHEDRFYVEEKKKYPKTGMQAVTPEGRAAVLSCNYLTATVTVRLAEGAIKTFKLAEVKF from the coding sequence ATGCCTCTTGCAATAGAAATATCCGTAAGAAAAAAACGCGACAAACTAAATTGCGACGCCGGCGAACACGACCTGTCTATCGGCGACAAAGTGCTGGTCGAATCCGAACACGGCCTTGAGACCGGAGTTGTCGTGCGCAAGGAAAGGTTCGTCGACAAAGACGTGCGCTCCGACGGCAAAGTCGTCCGGCGTCTCACAAAAGAAGATGAAAGCCGCCTGGCCGACAACCGCCGCAACGAATGCAGGGTGCTCAGATTGATAGCGCAAAAAATCGAGGACAGCGAGATAGAAATGCGCCTGAGCGCCATAGAATATAACTTCGACCGGAGCAAATTATTCGTTTATTATACCGCCGAGAGCAGGGTCGATTTCAGAGAATTCATCAAATCCTTGGGGCACACTCTAAAGACGCGCATACAAATGGTTCAGATAGGCGTAAGAGACGAATCCAAAATGTTGGGCGGTTTGGGCGTTTGCGGGCGTGTATTTTGCTGCGCCGGTCACATGAAGGGATTCGGTTCAATATCGATAGATATGGCCAAGCATCAGGACCTTACGCTCAATATGCAGAAACTCTCCGGTCATTGCGGACGCCTGTTGTGCTGCCTGGCGCACGAGGACAGGTTTTACGTCGAAGAAAAGAAAAAATATCCGAAGACCGGTATGCAGGCCGTGACCCCGGAGGGCCGCGCCGCGGTTCTTTCGTGCAATTATCTTACGGCCACGGTAACCGTGCGCCTTGCCGAGGGCGCGATAAAGACATTTAAACTCGCGGAAGTGAAATTTTAG
- the mgtE gene encoding magnesium transporter — MNSRKKKIQSWALFYPEMVIAVKERDYERLKEILDEIHPVDIADAWEKFDADGRLVIFKLLRPSKAIEVFEELDVPDQRHILDNIEAAQAGRLLDETPSDVKAQIFWKISPRQHKKFMSLMRSEEAEKVRKTLEYPKGTAGFLMNADFIDLKPDMTIKQALERIQRLGRSRRIENLYAFYVIDDDSKLLGGLTLRRIIALPPDSKVRDSMSSVGVITLSPDMPEDEVARIFARYDLTCAPVSDENGRLAGIVVIDDVVDIIQKLNTKEMYEIGKMSSEGGEIISYKTAKVFDLVRRRAGWLIFLLAVNFLSGTVLQTFESALAAVVSLAFFIPMLLDAGGNAGAQTSITIIRGLATGDVDLSNVKKIVRVEMAAAFFMAIIVGVVAFMRASLIGEGIFLALTVGLSMATVIMVAISTGIALPLISKKAGLDPAVLAGPITTTIVDVIGLIVYFKIAQMLLPQLKHL; from the coding sequence ATGAACTCCCGCAAAAAAAAGATACAGTCATGGGCGCTGTTTTATCCGGAGATGGTTATTGCCGTAAAAGAACGAGATTATGAACGTCTGAAAGAAATCCTCGACGAAATACATCCCGTGGACATCGCCGATGCCTGGGAAAAATTCGACGCGGACGGACGGCTGGTTATCTTTAAGCTTTTGAGGCCGTCTAAAGCCATAGAAGTTTTTGAGGAACTCGACGTGCCGGATCAGCGTCATATACTCGATAATATCGAAGCCGCGCAGGCGGGGCGGCTCCTCGACGAAACGCCTTCCGACGTGAAAGCCCAGATTTTCTGGAAGATATCTCCCCGTCAGCACAAAAAATTTATGTCGCTGATGCGCTCCGAGGAAGCCGAGAAAGTCAGAAAAACTCTTGAATATCCCAAGGGCACGGCGGGTTTCCTGATGAACGCCGACTTCATCGATCTGAAACCCGACATGACCATCAAACAGGCGCTCGAAAGAATCCAGCGTCTCGGCCGCTCCCGCAGGATAGAGAATCTCTACGCTTTTTATGTCATCGACGATGACTCGAAACTGCTGGGCGGCCTCACCCTCAGGCGCATCATAGCTCTGCCGCCGGACTCAAAAGTCCGCGATTCGATGTCTTCCGTCGGAGTGATTACACTTTCGCCCGATATGCCCGAAGATGAAGTCGCGCGGATTTTCGCGCGCTACGACCTTACGTGCGCTCCTGTGTCCGACGAGAACGGGCGGCTTGCGGGTATTGTCGTGATAGACGACGTCGTCGACATAATTCAAAAACTCAATACCAAAGAGATGTACGAAATCGGCAAGATGTCGTCGGAAGGCGGCGAAATAATCAGTTACAAGACGGCCAAAGTTTTCGATTTGGTCCGCCGCCGCGCCGGATGGCTGATATTTCTTCTGGCCGTCAACTTTCTATCGGGTACGGTGCTTCAGACCTTTGAGTCGGCGCTGGCAGCGGTTGTTTCACTGGCGTTTTTCATACCGATGCTTCTTGACGCGGGCGGCAATGCCGGCGCGCAGACGTCGATTACGATAATTCGCGGCCTTGCCACGGGCGACGTCGATTTGAGCAATGTTAAAAAAATCGTAAGAGTGGAGATGGCCGCAGCGTTTTTTATGGCGATAATAGTCGGAGTAGTGGCGTTTATGAGAGCGTCTCTGATAGGCGAGGGGATATTTCTGGCGCTTACGGTGGGACTGAGTATGGCGACCGTCATAATGGTTGCCATATCGACGGGCATAGCGCTTCCTCTGATATCCAAAAAAGCCGGCCTCGACCCAGCGGTTCTGGCGGGGCCCATCACCACAACAATAGTGGACGTCATCGGATTGATAGTTTATTTCAAGATAGCGCAGATGCTTCTGCCGCAACTTAAACATTTGTGA
- the mtnA gene encoding S-methyl-5-thioribose-1-phosphate isomerase, with product MKVRPLYFKNDALWLLDQRLLPGRLKYVACRDYASTAKAIKDMVIRGAPAIGCAAAYGYYLASVEKEFDSFDALRKYLSRAADVLNAARPTAVNLKWAVTRMSRAALGRSSVDSVHRRLIAEAASIYKEDEAMNKKIGDLGARLLSGKSSVLTHCNAGALATAAYGTALGIVRSAFRAGKIKTVYVDETRPYLQGARLTAWELSREKIPHFLITDNMAGHFMSRGDIDAVIVGADRIARNGDTANKIGTYSLAVLAAYHSIPFYVAAPSSTIDPSTKNGSLIPIEERSSDEVTRVCGCRIAPRGTKALHPAFDVTPSKLITAIVTERGVFRPPHKFNLDFSRKGGCHK from the coding sequence ATGAAAGTACGCCCGCTCTATTTCAAAAACGACGCTTTATGGCTGCTCGACCAGAGGCTTTTACCCGGCCGCCTGAAATACGTGGCGTGCCGCGACTACGCTTCTACGGCCAAAGCCATCAAAGATATGGTCATAAGAGGCGCTCCGGCAATCGGCTGCGCGGCGGCTTACGGATATTACCTGGCTTCCGTAGAAAAGGAATTCGATTCGTTCGATGCCCTGAGAAAATATCTTTCCCGCGCCGCCGATGTCCTTAACGCGGCCCGCCCCACGGCGGTTAATCTCAAATGGGCCGTCACCAGAATGTCTCGCGCCGCGCTCGGCCGGTCGTCCGTGGACTCCGTCCACCGTCGACTCATCGCCGAGGCCGCATCCATTTACAAAGAAGATGAAGCGATGAACAAAAAAATCGGCGACCTCGGCGCCCGCCTCCTTTCCGGCAAATCCAGCGTACTGACGCATTGTAACGCCGGAGCTCTTGCCACCGCCGCCTACGGAACCGCTCTGGGCATAGTCCGTTCCGCCTTCCGCGCGGGGAAAATAAAAACAGTTTATGTCGACGAGACGAGGCCGTATCTTCAAGGCGCCCGGCTTACCGCGTGGGAACTTTCGCGCGAAAAAATTCCTCATTTTCTTATCACCGATAATATGGCCGGACACTTTATGTCCCGCGGCGACATAGACGCCGTTATCGTCGGCGCCGACCGCATTGCCCGCAACGGCGACACTGCCAACAAGATAGGCACTTATTCGCTGGCGGTTCTAGCCGCGTATCACAGCATTCCTTTCTATGTCGCGGCCCCGTCTTCTACCATAGACCCGTCTACGAAAAATGGCTCGCTCATACCCATAGAGGAGCGTTCCTCCGACGAGGTCACGCGGGTGTGCGGATGTCGTATCGCGCCGCGCGGCACCAAGGCGCTGCATCCGGCTTTCGACGTAACACCTTCAAAACTTATAACGGCGATTGTAACCGAGCGGGGCGTGTTTCGCCCTCCTCATAAATTTAATCTGGATTTTTCACGGAAAGGCGGTTGTCATAAATGA
- the ybeY gene encoding rRNA maturation RNase YbeY: MKEILVVDESAHPPDGKPRLARRFPAILRLLLLRAARKFFASRPCSVSFILIDDIRTRRLNRKYLSRAGTTDVIAFYYDDNPASRNIEGDVFINIRQAAAQCPDEDDFDKAVEKEIFLLAVHGLLHLAGYDDHGAARKARMWRMQNRIVRGIFPKVSRIQVADK; this comes from the coding sequence ATGAAAGAAATATTAGTTGTCGACGAATCCGCCCATCCCCCCGACGGCAAACCGCGCCTCGCGCGCCGGTTCCCCGCGATTCTGCGATTGTTGCTGCTGCGGGCCGCGCGCAAGTTTTTCGCGTCGAGACCTTGCTCGGTAAGTTTTATCCTCATCGACGACATCCGGACGAGGCGGCTGAATCGCAAATATCTTTCCCGCGCCGGAACGACCGACGTCATAGCTTTTTACTACGACGATAACCCCGCCTCCCGCAATATCGAAGGCGATGTATTCATAAATATCCGGCAGGCGGCCGCACAGTGTCCCGACGAAGATGATTTTGATAAAGCCGTCGAAAAAGAAATATTTCTTTTGGCCGTCCACGGTTTGCTGCATCTGGCCGGTTACGACGACCACGGCGCGGCCCGCAAAGCGCGCATGTGGCGTATGCAGAACCGGATAGTCCGCGGGATATTCCCGAAAGTGTCTCGTATTCAAGTTGCCGACAAATGA
- a CDS encoding dTMP kinase — protein MRKHLFITLEGPEGSGKTTHAKLLKNYLVEAGYSVVHTREPGGNPVAEAIRHILLSPDNRVHPMTELLLYEAARNQHTQDVIIPALGADRVVICERYTDATVAYQGYGRGIDLEIVASLNRIATDGIKPDLTIYLDIDADEGLAKARRKDDFVDGDRMEKESVVFHRKVRQGYLKSARSESRRIKVIPVQPDINSTHRRILSEVLKVLKAK, from the coding sequence ATGAGGAAGCATCTTTTTATCACTCTGGAAGGCCCCGAAGGTTCGGGCAAAACAACCCACGCAAAGCTTCTGAAAAATTACCTCGTAGAAGCGGGTTATTCCGTCGTGCACACCCGCGAGCCCGGCGGCAATCCGGTCGCCGAAGCCATAAGGCATATTCTTCTGTCGCCGGACAACCGCGTTCATCCCATGACGGAATTGCTTTTATACGAGGCGGCCCGCAATCAGCATACGCAGGACGTCATCATTCCGGCGCTCGGCGCCGACCGCGTCGTAATATGCGAGAGATACACGGACGCCACCGTCGCCTATCAGGGTTACGGCAGAGGCATCGATCTGGAAATTGTGGCTTCTCTTAACAGGATAGCCACCGACGGCATAAAGCCCGACCTTACGATATACCTCGACATTGACGCCGACGAAGGCCTTGCAAAGGCCCGTCGCAAGGATGATTTTGTCGACGGCGACAGAATGGAAAAAGAGTCGGTCGTATTTCACCGCAAGGTCAGACAGGGCTATCTTAAAAGCGCCCGCAGCGAATCCCGCCGAATAAAAGTAATCCCTGTTCAGCCGGACATCAACTCCACCCACAGAAGGATTCTCTCTGAGGTCCTCAAGGTTCTGAAAGCAAAATGA